A single window of Thermoanaerobaculia bacterium DNA harbors:
- a CDS encoding pyridoxine 5'-phosphate synthase, translated as MTVPALQLSVNVDHVATLRQARRGDFPDPVEAAAVAESAGASGITIHLRGDRRHIQDGDLERLRASVRGKLNLEMAASDEMIAIACRSRPHQVTLVPERPEELTTEGGLDVVSHLPRLLAGAERLRAAGIDVSLFVDPDPKRIDALAPLAGLATGIELNTDAYTRARGGFAASRRAEAARAADMAAALGFRIYAGHGLTAGNVGGIASILRIEELNIGHALICRAVILGLEGAVREMLAAMQTARDTARASAGAGATGAAPALAP; from the coding sequence ATGACCGTCCCTGCGCTGCAGCTCTCGGTGAACGTCGACCATGTCGCCACGCTGCGCCAGGCGCGGCGGGGCGACTTTCCGGATCCGGTCGAGGCGGCCGCGGTCGCCGAGTCCGCCGGCGCCTCCGGCATCACCATCCACCTGCGCGGCGACCGGCGGCACATCCAGGACGGCGACCTCGAACGCCTGCGCGCCTCCGTGCGCGGCAAGCTCAACCTCGAGATGGCGGCGAGCGACGAGATGATCGCCATCGCCTGCCGCTCGCGCCCGCATCAGGTGACCCTCGTGCCCGAGAGGCCGGAAGAGCTCACCACGGAGGGCGGGCTCGACGTCGTCTCTCACCTCCCCCGCCTGCTGGCCGGCGCCGAGCGCCTGCGCGCCGCCGGCATCGACGTCTCGCTGTTCGTCGACCCCGACCCGAAGCGCATCGACGCGCTCGCCCCGCTCGCCGGCCTCGCGACCGGCATCGAGCTCAACACGGATGCCTACACGCGCGCCCGCGGTGGATTCGCCGCCAGCCGCCGGGCCGAAGCCGCGCGCGCCGCGGACATGGCCGCCGCACTCGGCTTCCGCATCTACGCCGGCCACGGCCTGACCGCCGGCAACGTCGGCGGTATCGCCTCGATCCTCCGGATCGAAGAGCTCAACATCGGGCATGCCCTGATCTGCCGCGCCGTCATCCTCGGCCTGGAAGGCGCGGTGCGCGAAATGCTCGCGGCGATGCAAACGGCGCGGGACACCGCCCGCGCCAGTGCGGGTGCCGGTGCCACCGGCGCCGCGCCCGCCCTCGCGCCCTAG
- a CDS encoding sigma-54-dependent Fis family transcriptional regulator — translation MIDDETGSRESMALAIQRAGFAVRTFDDARRALELLEETDTPQLAVCDLRMPGLDGLGFLNEVRKRGLDLAVILVTGFGSIESAVEAMRVGADDYLTKPVDLYELRKRVLMQLEKRQLKEKVVELNQQLDKRFGFESIIGRSAKMEALFEQMRLVAPTKSTVLIIGESGTGKELVANALHLTSPRRNERFLAINCGAIPPDILESELFGHERGSFTGAIGRKIGKFELAHKGTLFLDEISELYPELQVKLLRVLEERQVMRVGGSELIDVDFRLIAATNKDLEKEIAEGRFREDLYYRLKVVTLRIPPLRERRDDIPRLAEHYLNLICREHGREAKRFSREALGALSAYAWPGNVRELRNAVESVVIFHRGDVVRVSDLPPEVQACAEETEPGGAALDLEQADAEELPAEQEPFFRRSILPGGAPAATAEAPRGTKTMDEIERDAILAALDRTGGRRVEAARLLDIGLRTLQRKLKDYKDQGYYQE, via the coding sequence GTGATTGATGATGAAACCGGCTCGCGCGAGTCGATGGCCCTGGCCATCCAGCGTGCCGGATTCGCCGTTCGCACCTTCGACGACGCCCGTCGGGCGCTCGAGCTTCTGGAGGAGACGGACACCCCGCAACTCGCCGTCTGCGACCTCCGCATGCCGGGACTCGACGGACTCGGGTTCCTGAACGAAGTCCGCAAGCGGGGGCTCGACCTCGCGGTCATCCTGGTCACCGGTTTCGGCTCGATCGAGTCCGCCGTCGAGGCGATGCGGGTCGGCGCCGACGACTACCTGACCAAGCCGGTGGACCTCTACGAGCTTCGCAAGCGCGTCCTGATGCAGCTCGAGAAGCGCCAGCTCAAGGAGAAGGTCGTCGAGCTCAATCAGCAGCTCGACAAGCGCTTCGGTTTCGAGAGCATCATCGGCCGCTCGGCGAAAATGGAGGCGCTCTTCGAGCAGATGCGCCTGGTGGCGCCGACCAAGTCGACGGTGCTCATCATCGGCGAGAGCGGCACCGGCAAGGAGCTGGTCGCGAACGCGCTGCATCTCACCAGCCCGCGGCGCAACGAGCGCTTCCTGGCGATCAACTGCGGCGCGATCCCGCCGGACATTCTCGAGAGCGAGCTCTTCGGCCACGAGCGCGGCTCGTTCACCGGCGCCATCGGGAGGAAGATCGGCAAGTTCGAGCTGGCGCACAAGGGCACCCTCTTCCTCGACGAGATCTCCGAGCTCTATCCGGAGCTCCAGGTCAAGCTCCTGCGGGTGCTCGAGGAGCGGCAGGTGATGCGGGTCGGCGGCAGCGAGCTGATCGACGTCGACTTCCGCCTGATCGCGGCCACCAACAAGGATCTCGAGAAGGAGATCGCCGAGGGGCGGTTCCGCGAAGACCTCTACTACCGGCTCAAGGTCGTGACGCTCAGGATTCCGCCGCTGCGCGAGCGGCGCGACGACATTCCGCGCCTCGCCGAGCACTATCTGAATCTGATCTGCCGCGAGCACGGGCGTGAAGCGAAGCGCTTTTCGCGCGAAGCGCTGGGTGCGCTCTCGGCCTACGCCTGGCCCGGCAATGTGCGCGAGCTCCGCAACGCCGTCGAGTCGGTGGTCATCTTCCATCGCGGCGACGTCGTCCGGGTGAGCGACCTGCCGCCGGAAGTGCAGGCCTGCGCCGAGGAGACCGAACCGGGCGGAGCCGCCTTGGACCTGGAGCAGGCCGACGCCGAGGAGCTCCCGGCGGAGCAGGAGCCGTTCTTCCGCAGATCGATCCTGCCCGGCGGGGCGCCGGCAGCCACGGCGGAGGCACCGCGCGGCACGAAGACCATGGACGAGATCGAACGCGACGCTATTCTCGCCGCCCTCGACCGCACCGGCGGCCGCCGGGTGGAGGCCGCCAGGCTTCTCGATATCGGCCTCCGCACGTTGCAGCGCAAGCTCAAGGACTACAAGGATCAGGGCTACTACCAGGAGTGA
- the ligA gene encoding NAD-dependent DNA ligase LigA, producing the protein MTATRPDPAQRAAQLRREIQRHEQLYYGAGRPEISDREFDRMMAELVELEAAQPELATPDSPTRRVGGEPLPGFEPVRHEPPMMSLDNTYNVPELREWAARLARLAPEEAAAGFEFVAELKVDGISTSLLYEDGLFVRGATRGNGTVGDDVTENLRTVRALPLRLPPEAPPNLLVRGEVYMPLAEFERVNREREAAGEELYANPRNVTAGAIRLLASRQVASRRLAAVVYQIADGPLFATHSHGLERLAGWGFPVHESWRRCRGLAEVEEFIAQWREKRHTLGFETDGVVIKIDDLALRERLGATAKAPRWAVAYKYEPEQAETVVRAILVQVGRTGVLTPVAEFDPVLVAGSTVRRATLHNYEDLSRKDVRVGDTVVIEKAGEVIPRVVEVRLDRRPAEARPFEMPTRCPECGEAVVRFEGEVATRCVNPECPAVRQETIRHYVSRNAMDIEGLGDERIAQLVAAGMVTDIPGIYELDREALAALPGWGGKSADNLLAALAESRHRPLARLLFGLGIRMVGERTAKLLAQHFGSLAALESASEEELQVVDEIGPKVAASVRAFFADPRQQRRLAALAAAGVEPPAVSRPTAASMPLAGKTVVLTGKLASMSREEAAAQLEALGARVAGSVSPKTSFVVAGEDAGSKLDKARALGIEILDEAGFLKRLARF; encoded by the coding sequence ATGACCGCCACCAGGCCAGATCCGGCGCAGCGCGCCGCCCAGCTCCGGCGCGAAATCCAGCGTCACGAGCAGCTCTACTATGGCGCGGGACGGCCCGAGATCTCCGATCGCGAGTTCGACCGCATGATGGCGGAGCTCGTCGAGCTCGAAGCCGCGCAGCCGGAGCTCGCGACTCCCGACAGCCCGACCCGGCGCGTCGGAGGAGAACCGCTCCCGGGCTTCGAGCCAGTACGGCACGAGCCTCCCATGATGTCGCTCGACAATACCTACAACGTCCCCGAGTTGCGGGAGTGGGCGGCGCGCCTCGCGCGCCTCGCCCCCGAGGAGGCTGCAGCGGGATTCGAGTTCGTCGCCGAGCTCAAGGTCGATGGCATCTCGACCTCGCTGCTCTACGAGGACGGCCTGTTCGTGCGCGGAGCGACGCGCGGCAACGGCACGGTGGGCGACGACGTCACCGAGAATCTGCGCACGGTGCGGGCGCTGCCGTTGCGCCTGCCGCCCGAAGCCCCTCCGAACCTCCTGGTGCGCGGCGAGGTCTACATGCCGCTCGCGGAGTTCGAGCGCGTGAATCGGGAGCGCGAGGCGGCGGGAGAGGAGCTCTACGCCAATCCGCGCAACGTCACCGCCGGAGCGATCCGGCTCCTGGCAAGCCGCCAGGTGGCGAGCCGCCGGCTCGCGGCGGTCGTCTACCAGATCGCCGACGGACCGCTGTTCGCGACCCACTCGCATGGCCTCGAGCGTCTGGCCGGGTGGGGCTTCCCGGTGCACGAGTCGTGGCGGCGATGCCGTGGCCTCGCCGAGGTCGAGGAGTTCATCGCCCAATGGCGCGAGAAACGCCACACCCTCGGCTTCGAAACCGACGGTGTCGTGATCAAGATCGACGATCTCGCGCTGCGCGAGCGCCTCGGTGCGACTGCGAAGGCGCCGCGCTGGGCGGTGGCCTACAAGTACGAGCCGGAGCAGGCGGAGACCGTCGTGCGCGCCATTCTGGTGCAGGTCGGGCGCACCGGCGTGCTGACGCCGGTCGCCGAGTTCGATCCCGTGCTGGTCGCCGGCTCGACGGTGCGGCGGGCGACGCTGCACAACTACGAAGACCTGTCGCGCAAGGACGTGCGCGTCGGCGACACCGTGGTGATCGAGAAGGCGGGAGAGGTCATTCCACGGGTCGTCGAAGTCCGGCTCGACCGGCGGCCAGCCGAGGCCCGGCCGTTCGAGATGCCGACCCGCTGCCCCGAGTGCGGCGAGGCCGTGGTGCGCTTCGAGGGCGAGGTCGCCACGCGCTGCGTCAACCCGGAGTGCCCGGCGGTGCGCCAGGAGACGATCCGGCACTACGTCTCGAGGAACGCCATGGATATCGAGGGGCTGGGCGACGAGCGCATCGCCCAACTCGTGGCCGCCGGCATGGTGACCGACATCCCCGGGATCTACGAGCTCGACCGCGAGGCGCTCGCGGCGCTGCCGGGCTGGGGCGGGAAGTCGGCCGACAACCTCCTCGCGGCGCTCGCCGAGAGCCGTCATCGTCCGCTCGCCCGCCTACTTTTCGGCCTCGGCATCCGCATGGTCGGCGAACGCACCGCGAAGCTCCTGGCGCAGCACTTCGGCTCTCTCGCGGCCCTGGAGTCGGCCAGCGAGGAGGAGCTCCAGGTGGTCGACGAGATCGGACCCAAGGTGGCGGCGAGCGTGCGCGCCTTCTTCGCCGATCCCCGTCAGCAGCGGCGGCTCGCGGCGCTCGCCGCCGCCGGCGTCGAGCCGCCCGCTGTCTCGCGCCCGACGGCGGCGTCCATGCCGCTCGCCGGGAAGACGGTCGTCCTCACCGGCAAGCTCGCGTCGATGAGCCGGGAGGAGGCCGCGGCGCAGCTCGAAGCACTGGGGGCCCGCGTCGCCGGCTCGGTGTCCCCGAAGACCTCCTTCGTCGTCGCCGGCGAGGACGCCGGTTCGAAGCTCGACAAGGCGAGAGCGCTCGGGATCGAGATCCTCGACGAAGCCGGGTTCCTGAAACGACTGGCAAGGTTCTGA
- a CDS encoding HD domain-containing protein: MLATAVAFGLLSEVAEFFSESYGASFVFPPAGVSLAASVAFGPWGVLGVLLAVAASPWGAAAISPLAMVLFCLVHASAALVPALTLRRPTGPTGTRLTRVMLLGIGLASLASGILGTLALAWLGRLEWTVEALVSNLLAWWVADTMAGLILGIPLLLALRPASLLDTYGQRLFVQWRSNSRQLALTGFALIAAIVVLWGSYRLDWGFPAWMAVGLLAPVALAGAQGGLGGAIWMNLPVCLAYFGLTVLPALSAHSGPLREVLAPAYLVAGFFCLFGAVGGALSERNRQLIEHVQQQQSQLERDFHRTVVSLAAAIEAKDPTTVGHVQRVARIAERLGQELGLGGHDLQLLAYGALLHDVGKIGVPEAILNKQGPLDAAETVLMHKHVEIGLKILGNIEVLRDVLPLVKYHQERWDGKREGVVYPGYFGLRGENIPLGARILSVIDALDAITNDRPYRKGRDMAQALAELEREAGAQFDPRVVAVLRELLEREPELLAGPRPASVFDSGALRISSDAAGSDPARAAAQRVC, from the coding sequence ATGTTGGCCACCGCCGTGGCCTTCGGCCTCCTGTCCGAGGTCGCCGAGTTCTTCAGCGAGTCCTACGGTGCCTCGTTCGTCTTTCCCCCAGCGGGCGTCTCGCTCGCGGCCAGCGTTGCGTTCGGGCCGTGGGGAGTGCTCGGTGTCCTGCTCGCCGTCGCCGCCTCCCCCTGGGGGGCCGCGGCGATCTCGCCGCTCGCGATGGTGCTGTTCTGCCTGGTCCACGCCTCGGCGGCGCTCGTTCCGGCGTTGACGCTGCGCCGTCCCACCGGCCCGACGGGCACCCGGTTGACTCGCGTGATGCTTCTGGGAATCGGGCTCGCGAGTCTGGCGAGCGGCATCCTCGGCACGCTCGCCCTGGCCTGGCTGGGGCGGCTCGAATGGACGGTCGAAGCACTGGTCAGCAACCTCCTCGCCTGGTGGGTGGCGGACACGATGGCCGGCCTCATCCTGGGAATTCCGCTGCTGCTCGCGCTGCGGCCGGCGAGCCTGCTCGACACCTACGGCCAGCGCCTCTTCGTGCAATGGCGCTCCAACAGCCGGCAATTGGCGCTCACCGGGTTCGCGCTGATCGCGGCGATCGTCGTGCTCTGGGGCTCCTATCGGCTCGATTGGGGATTCCCGGCGTGGATGGCCGTCGGCCTCCTCGCTCCGGTCGCCCTCGCCGGCGCGCAGGGGGGCCTCGGTGGAGCCATCTGGATGAACCTCCCGGTCTGCCTCGCCTATTTCGGGTTGACCGTCCTGCCGGCGCTCTCGGCGCACTCCGGCCCACTGCGCGAGGTGCTGGCGCCTGCCTACCTCGTCGCCGGTTTCTTCTGCCTCTTCGGGGCGGTCGGCGGAGCGCTCTCGGAGCGGAATCGGCAGCTCATCGAGCATGTCCAGCAGCAGCAGTCGCAACTCGAGCGCGACTTCCATCGCACGGTCGTATCGCTCGCGGCGGCGATCGAGGCCAAGGACCCGACGACCGTCGGTCACGTGCAGAGGGTGGCGAGGATTGCCGAGCGGCTCGGACAGGAGCTCGGGCTCGGCGGGCACGATCTGCAACTGCTGGCCTACGGTGCGCTCCTTCACGACGTCGGCAAGATCGGCGTGCCGGAGGCGATCCTCAACAAGCAGGGTCCGCTCGACGCGGCAGAGACCGTGCTGATGCACAAGCACGTCGAGATCGGTCTCAAGATCCTGGGCAACATCGAGGTGCTGCGCGACGTCCTGCCTCTGGTCAAGTACCATCAGGAGCGCTGGGACGGAAAACGCGAAGGCGTCGTCTATCCGGGCTACTTCGGCCTGCGCGGCGAGAACATTCCGCTCGGCGCGCGGATCCTGTCGGTGATCGACGCGCTCGACGCGATCACCAACGATCGCCCGTATCGCAAAGGTCGCGACATGGCACAGGCGCTCGCCGAGCTCGAACGCGAGGCGGGCGCGCAGTTCGACCCGCGCGTCGTCGCGGTGCTGCGCGAGCTCCTCGAGCGCGAGCCCGAGCTTCTGGCCGGGCCGCGTCCGGCTTCGGTCTTCGACTCGGGCGCCTTGCGCATCTCCAGCGATGCAGCGGGGAGCGATCCCGCCCGCGCCGCAGCCCAACGGGTCTGCTAG